TTCTTCCACCTGACGACCGCCTATGGCCTGCTGCGCCAGAAGGGCGTCGAGATCGGCAAGCGGGACTTTCTCGGCGGGATCTGACGAAAGTGGCGGATCTGCCCCCCGAAGATGCGCGCCCGCTGCTGCTGTTCGATTCCGGCATCGGCGGGCTTTCGGTGCTGCGCGCGGTGCGTGCGGCCTTGCCCAACGCACCGATCGTCTATGTCGCCGACAATGGCGGCTTTCCTTATGGCACGAAGAGCGAGGCGGAGATTGCGGCGCGCGTCCCGGCCTTGCTCGGGCGGCTGGCGGAGCGGTATCGTCCGCGCCTGATCTGCATCGCCTGCAACACCGCCTCGACGATCGCGCTGGCGGGCGTGCGCGCCGCGCTCGATCTGCCGGTGGTGGGCACGGTGCCCGCGATCAAGCCCGCCGCCGAAGTCTCGAAGACGCGCGCCATCGGCGTGCTGGGCACCGACGCCACTGTCCGCCAGCCTTATGTGGACGATCTGTCCGCGCGCTTCGCGGGCGATTGCCTCGTGCTGCGCCACGGTTCGGCGCGACTGGTGGAACTGGCCGAGGCGGCCTTGCGCGGCCTGCCGACTCCCGACGCCGATTATCGCACCGCGCTGGACGGGCTGCTGGAGCAGGACGGCGGCGACCGTGTCGATGTGATCGCGCTGGCCTGCACGCATTTTCCGCTGGTGGCCGATCGCCTCGCCGCCGTGGCGCCGCGCCCGATCACCTTCGTGGACGGCGCCGGAGGGATCGCCCGGCGGATCGCGTTCCTCACCGGGGATCAGAGCTGGCCCGCCGCCCCCGCCCCCGGCCTCGCCGTCTTCACCGCGCCGCTGGACGTGCCGGACGGGCTGCGCCGCTCGCTGGCCGGCTTCGGGCTGGAGACAATTGAAGCGCTTTGATCGATCTCAATGATCGCTCCTTTTGTGTGGAAACGGAAAAGCCGCAGCGTTATGAACGGCCGTCCGTCGAAGAGGCCCTTACGTTGGATTATCAGCGCGTTTTCACCCAGGCGATCGATCGTTTGCACGCGGAAGGCCGTTACCGCGTCTTCATCGACATTTTACGCAACAAGGGCATGTTCCCGAATGCGCGCTGTTTTGCGGGACATAATGGCCCGAAGCCGATCACGGTCTGGTGTTCGAACGACTATCTCGCGATGGGCCAGCACCCGAACGTGATCGCCGCGATGGAAGAGGCGCTGCACGATGTCGGCGCCGGATCCGGCGGCACGCGCAACATCGGCGGCAACACGCATTATCATATCGATCTGGAAGCCGAGCTGGCCGATCTGCATGGCAAGGAAGGCGCCTTGCTGTTCACGAGCGGCTATGTGTCGAACGAAGCGACGCTCTCCACGCTCGCCAAGGTGCTGCCGGGCTGCATCATCTTTTCGGATGAGTTGAACCACGCCTCGATGATCGCGGGCATCCGCAATGCGGGCTGCGAGAAGCGCGTCTTCCGCCACAACGATCTGGAGCATCTGGAAGAACTGCTCGCCGCCGAAGCGCCCGACGTGCCGAAGCTGATCGCATTCGAAAGCGTCTATTCGATGGACGGCGACATCGCGCCGATCCACGAAATCTGCGACCTCGCCGACAAATATAACGCGCTGACCTATCTGGACGAGGTCCATGCCGTGGGCATGTACGGCCCGCGCGGCGGCGGCATCTCCGATCGCGACGATGCGGCGCGGCGGCTGACGATCATCGAAGGCACGCTCGGCAAGGCCTTCGGCGTGATGGGCGGCTATATCGCGGCCGATCAGATGATCATCGACGTGATCCGCAGCTACGCGCCCGGTTTCATCTTCACGACCAGCCTGTCGCCCGTGTTGGTGGCTGGCGCGCTCGCCAGCGTGCGCCACCTGAAGGCGAGTTCGGTCGAGCGCGATGGCCAGCAGGCAGCCGCTGCGCGGCTGAAGGCGATGATGGCGGACGCCGGCCTGCCGGTGATGCCGTCGACCACGCATATCGTGCCGCTGATGGTGGGCGATCCGGTCCGCGCCAAGCGGATCAGCGATATCCTGCTCGCCGAATATGGCGTCTATGTGCAGCCGATCAATTACCCGACCGTCCCGCGCGGAACCGAGCGCCTGCGCTTCACCCCCGGCCCCGCGCACAGCGAGGAGATGATGGGCGAACTGGTCTCGGCTTTGGTCGAGATCTGGGACCGGCTGGAACTGCGGCTCGCGGCCTGAGGCCGCCGATAGAGGCCCGGCTGCGATGAATCGCCGGGCTGGTCCGCTGCGGGCGCGATCGATCTGACAGTCTGCCCGTCGAAGGGCCAGCCCTGCACGTCATGCGATGGATCCTGCGCGCATCGTGACGACATATTTGGGTGGAAAGCGACCTTAGATCCGGTCGTCATCCCGGCCTTGAGCCGGGATCCCGCTTCTTGTTTTTCGGAGCATGACAGAGAGAGCGGGACCCCGGCTCAAGGCCGGGGTGAGGAGGATATGTACATGTCCGCAACGGATGGATAAGCGACAGTCGGCTTTCAAAAGAGTTTCATCTCAAGGGCGTATTCCGCCAGCCGATGCTCAATGCCCTCTTGGTTTAAGAGCTCCGATAAACCATCGATGCCTTGCTCATGCGTCCAAAGAGAAAAGATTTTATGGGATGAATATTCTTCCGTAAAATGACGCGGAAGAATGATGTGCGCCAAGTCATTATATGGAAATGGCTGACCCCACGTTCCCCCATCCTCAATAGAATTCTCGCCCAACTCCGATATATGAGAAAGCTGACCAGTCCAATATCCGGCGTCTCGTCCAAGACGGCTAAAAGTAGTCCAGGCACACCACGATCGACGTATGGGCTTCGGGCTTCGTTCTCCACTCCATTGCCCCAACTCCGTTCGGAGTGGCTGTGAGAGATGGAAAGTGGAAAGCTCCAGAAATCGCCGCAGAACGGACATGCTTCACCTTGCAGAACGATTGAACAGCGTCGCGACATTATCAATTCTTGTTGCTCACGACAGCGCTCTGCCGTGTCCGCAAATGGCACTGAGGCAGCCGTTCCATCACCCGTCATCCCGGCGGGGGACCCATACCTGTTTCGTCCGGAGCAGCATTTGCCGGGATTAAGATAGTGCCGGCCTCCGCCGCGTGGCGAAAGCCGATGCGGGCCGTCAGTTCGCCCGCGACACCTCTCGCTCGGCCATCGCCCGCGAGCCGCGCTCCGGCATCCGCTTCGCCAGCAGCCCTTCGGCGATGCCTTTCGACCTCGGATTGTCCACGTCGATCGCGTGGGATCCGTCGGGCAGCACCACCGCGCGCATATCGATGCGGAAGCGGCGCGAGAGGCGCCTGGCCGCGCCCGGCAGCGACAGGCGGCCGAAGCGGAGCAGCAGCAGCGTGAACAGGCCGAAGGCGGTGATCAGCCGCATCGGATTGCGGCGGAACTGGCCGCCGGTGCGGAAGCTTTCCACCAGCCGCATCGCCGCCGGGCCCTGCAGCGCATAAAGATTGCAGTTGGAATAGCTGTCGTCGGCGAAATGATAGAAGTTGCGCTGGCCCTCGGGGTGCGCGGCGAGGACGGAGGCGCGCGTCGCCAGCGCCACCGCGCCATCGGCGCCCTCCCCGATCGCGGCGAGCATCCGCCGCACCGCGCCGGGCGTGAGCAGCACATTGTCCGCCGTGGTGATGATCAGCGGGCCGGTCACGTCGGCGGACGCCTGATAGACGCTGTCGGCCAGATTGTCGGCCGAAGGGATCAGGCGCACGGGCACGGCCAAACCCGCCAGCCCGGCCATCACCGCCTCATGCACCTCGGGCTCGACCGAGATGCGAACTTCCGTCAGCCCCGGCAGCGACACCAAGGCCGCCACGACATGACGGATTAGCGACGCTCCCAGCAGGGGCACGAGGCATTTGTGCGTGACGCCCTCCTCGGCCGCCAGCGGATCGACGCGGCCCGCACGCTGGGCCGCCAAGATGATGACGGTGAAGGCGTCGTCAGGCCGCAAGATCCACCTCGGCCATCGCCAGCCCGTGCCGCTCGATCGCCTCGGCCAGGATCGTCTCGATCAGCTGATCGTGGCTCCAGCCGATCTGGCGCGCGGCCATCGAGATCGTCTTGCGCGACCACAGGTTGCAGTTGAGGTTCACCTCGAGGAACATCACGTCGCCGGTCGTCACGTCGATGCGATATTCGAACCGCCCATAATCGAACGGCAGATATTCGGGCGCCAGCTTGGCCGTTGCCGCTTCCACCTCGGCCAGGATCTCCACATCCTGCAGCGGCCGGATCTCATAGGCCTGATCGGCGGTCAGGTTGCGCTTCTCATTATAGGTGCGCAGCGTGGCGGGATCGCATTGCTCCACGATCTGCGTGGGCAGCATCACGGGCTTCCCATCGACCGTGATGACGGAAACCTCCACGTCATGGCCGACGATGAAGGGCTCGACGATCGCGTCATGCCCTTCGGCATGGAGCTTCTGGATCGCCTCGCGCAGTTCGCCCCGGCTCCGCACCGCGCTCACGCCCCAGGAAGCGGACGAGGCGTTGGGCTTCACCACCCAGTGCGAGGCCGCGGGGCGACGATCGAGATCGATCGGCGCGCCCCGGCGGTAAATCGCCCACGGCGCGGTGCGCAGCCCGCGCGCGACGGCGGCCATCTTGGTCAGATGCTTGTCGTCGGAGAGGCCGCGCAGGATCGGGCTCGCGCCCAGATAGGGCAAACCGTGCCGCTCGCAGAGCAACGGCACCAGCATCTCCGAATTGAGGAAGCCACCGCGATTGAGCAGCGGAAACACGAAGTCGACATCGGGCCGCTCGAACAACGCCTCGTAGCGATCCGCGATCGTGAGATGGAGCCCCAGGCGCTCCAGCGTGGCGCGCATCTCCTGATGATAGACGGCGTGGGTGCCGTCTTCCGGATGGGCGCCCTGCTCCCATGCGGCATGCTTCGCGATCAGCATGATGCGGAGTGCCGAGCGGGTGGCATCGGACAGGTGCTTGGGGCGGATATACATCCCGTTTCGCCTACAAAGACCCTCCACTGCGAGGGCAGAAGGGCGATGCTATCCCCCTCGCGCGACGGATTGCAGTCCTTGGCACGACAGGCCCATTTCAGCTCGATGTCAGTTTGGAGTCCGGGATCCGGCCCTGAGCAGTAATTGGTGCGCGAGCAGTTCGCCGTAGCGCCCGCTCCCCAGCCCCTGCCGGCTCGCCCGCTGGGGCATCAACACGCCGGGCTTGGCATTGCCCTCGATCAGGATCGGCCCCTGCCCGCAGATGCCGACGTCCCAGCCGATCAGCGCATAATCGGAAAATGCGGTGGAATGTGCTTCGATCACGAGCTGCTTCGCCTCCTGCCACCAGGGAAGCAGCCGCCCCTCGATCGGGCCATCCGTCACCGGGTGGCGGGCATGATCGGCGCCGCCATAGCCCTTGCAGGCCAGCCCCAGCACGCCGCTCGCCAGCCCGATCGGCGCGAGCAGGCCACCCGCCTTCATATTGTCCACCTGTGCTGCGGGATCCGAAGCGAGCCGCAGCACGGCGCTGACGGGTTCGGGCACGCCGTTCTCGTTGAGGATCGTGGTGATGCGCGCCGTGCTGAGCGCGCCCAGCGAAAGATCGCGCACGGCCGGATGCGTGGCGAGCCGCTCCTGCACGATCCAGCTACCGGATCGCCCGGCGAACACCTGCTTCAGCCACGCGTCCAGCCCGCCAGGCTCGGGCCGATCGAGGAAGGCGACCCCGCGCCCGCCTTCCCCGCGCGCGGGCTTGATCAGCAGATCCTGGCCCGCCGCCGGCGCGCGCCGCACCGCCCAGCCGCCGGCATTGCCGACCGCGATCACCGCCGGATGCGGCAGGCCGACCCGCTCGCACCGTTCATAGAACAGCACCTTGTCCGCCAGCGCGCAGTCGCGCGTCCAGCCGAGCGGATTGATCACTTTGTTGAGCGCGGCATCCTCGAACCGGCGGATATAGCCATCGAGCGCATCGGCCTGCTCGATCCGGAACAGCGCGAGATCGTTGGGATCGGCGAAGCGCGCGCGCGCCGTCGCGATCGCCTGCGCCTGCCATTCGCGCGAAAGGCCGAAGCGCCGCCGCACCGCCTTCGCGCGAAACGGGACCCAGGCGTGGAAGCCGAGGCCGACCGCCGCATCCAGCGCGGTGCGAAGCGGCCCGCGCGCCTTCGCCCGGCGCGCATAATGATCGGCGAGAAAGCCGCCCGAAACAGGCCGGATCACGCCCGGAAAGAGCGCGTACCATTTCTTGGCATGGTAGAGGATCTCGGTCGCGTCGGGCATGGGCCCGATGCTAGCTTC
This DNA window, taken from Sphingomonas sp. AP4-R1, encodes the following:
- a CDS encoding NTP transferase domain-containing protein, producing the protein MRPDDAFTVIILAAQRAGRVDPLAAEEGVTHKCLVPLLGASLIRHVVAALVSLPGLTEVRISVEPEVHEAVMAGLAGLAVPVRLIPSADNLADSVYQASADVTGPLIITTADNVLLTPGAVRRMLAAIGEGADGAVALATRASVLAAHPEGQRNFYHFADDSYSNCNLYALQGPAAMRLVESFRTGGQFRRNPMRLITAFGLFTLLLLRFGRLSLPGAARRLSRRFRIDMRAVVLPDGSHAIDVDNPRSKGIAEGLLAKRMPERGSRAMAEREVSRAN
- a CDS encoding phosphoribosylglycinamide synthetase; its protein translation is MYIRPKHLSDATRSALRIMLIAKHAAWEQGAHPEDGTHAVYHQEMRATLERLGLHLTIADRYEALFERPDVDFVFPLLNRGGFLNSEMLVPLLCERHGLPYLGASPILRGLSDDKHLTKMAAVARGLRTAPWAIYRRGAPIDLDRRPAASHWVVKPNASSASWGVSAVRSRGELREAIQKLHAEGHDAIVEPFIVGHDVEVSVITVDGKPVMLPTQIVEQCDPATLRTYNEKRNLTADQAYEIRPLQDVEILAEVEAATAKLAPEYLPFDYGRFEYRIDVTTGDVMFLEVNLNCNLWSRKTISMAARQIGWSHDQLIETILAEAIERHGLAMAEVDLAA
- a CDS encoding sugar-transfer associated ATP-grasp domain-containing protein, yielding MPDATEILYHAKKWYALFPGVIRPVSGGFLADHYARRAKARGPLRTALDAAVGLGFHAWVPFRAKAVRRRFGLSREWQAQAIATARARFADPNDLALFRIEQADALDGYIRRFEDAALNKVINPLGWTRDCALADKVLFYERCERVGLPHPAVIAVGNAGGWAVRRAPAAGQDLLIKPARGEGGRGVAFLDRPEPGGLDAWLKQVFAGRSGSWIVQERLATHPAVRDLSLGALSTARITTILNENGVPEPVSAVLRLASDPAAQVDNMKAGGLLAPIGLASGVLGLACKGYGGADHARHPVTDGPIEGRLLPWWQEAKQLVIEAHSTAFSDYALIGWDVGICGQGPILIEGNAKPGVLMPQRASRQGLGSGRYGELLAHQLLLRAGSRTPN
- the hemA gene encoding 5-aminolevulinate synthase codes for the protein MDYQRVFTQAIDRLHAEGRYRVFIDILRNKGMFPNARCFAGHNGPKPITVWCSNDYLAMGQHPNVIAAMEEALHDVGAGSGGTRNIGGNTHYHIDLEAELADLHGKEGALLFTSGYVSNEATLSTLAKVLPGCIIFSDELNHASMIAGIRNAGCEKRVFRHNDLEHLEELLAAEAPDVPKLIAFESVYSMDGDIAPIHEICDLADKYNALTYLDEVHAVGMYGPRGGGISDRDDAARRLTIIEGTLGKAFGVMGGYIAADQMIIDVIRSYAPGFIFTTSLSPVLVAGALASVRHLKASSVERDGQQAAAARLKAMMADAGLPVMPSTTHIVPLMVGDPVRAKRISDILLAEYGVYVQPINYPTVPRGTERLRFTPGPAHSEEMMGELVSALVEIWDRLELRLAA
- the murI gene encoding glutamate racemase, which encodes MPPEDARPLLLFDSGIGGLSVLRAVRAALPNAPIVYVADNGGFPYGTKSEAEIAARVPALLGRLAERYRPRLICIACNTASTIALAGVRAALDLPVVGTVPAIKPAAEVSKTRAIGVLGTDATVRQPYVDDLSARFAGDCLVLRHGSARLVELAEAALRGLPTPDADYRTALDGLLEQDGGDRVDVIALACTHFPLVADRLAAVAPRPITFVDGAGGIARRIAFLTGDQSWPAAPAPGLAVFTAPLDVPDGLRRSLAGFGLETIEAL